One Carya illinoinensis cultivar Pawnee chromosome 5, C.illinoinensisPawnee_v1, whole genome shotgun sequence genomic window, ACAAAAATCAGAAAAAGAAGTTTGTGAATTAAGAGATCATTGAGGCTGATATTACCACAACACGAAGTCTACAGTCACAATTTAGTAAAGAACAGTGTCACATCTAAAAAATGCAAGTATGCAACAATCTTCCACTGATATGAATACTTAGGACACTTCATTGTTTGTTCTCTAAGTACTAAGATCATCAATGAAGCAATATTACCCCTAAAAATCACACAATCAAGAGACTCGGCTACCAAAGTTATACATGTCAGCAACAATAGTATTGTCTACAAAATTGGAATGAGAAAATTTGCTTGCTAAGCTAGTTGGTTAAGCTTGTTGAATCCATTGTAAACATCTTGTTGACTAGCAATCATATAACAGTAGTGTACAtcagaattatttttttgataataagaaattttattacgACAAGTatataggcatagcccaagtaatcATGAGATTGATTATGGATCTCGTGATATAATTCTAGTGAACATCGGAATTATATCACGAGATTCTTAATCAATCTTGAACACAAGCCTGAGGGAATGAGGTGAACCAACCAAATATTACACCATGATTGGATTCAAACCATCTTTGAcacttttagaaaaaatttcagTATCGAtccaaaaattttcatacaCCAAATCAAtctcaaaaataattttcatctaatcatttcaTTAAATTGATGTATCCATTTTTTCAAGTCACTTGAAGATTGAAGATgcagattaaaaaataaaaaataaagaaaaagaaaaaagaacttatttgtgttatttattatttcgaatttttatattagaattgcaaattataatataaaaatctaTGGAGTTAAATTGAATTCTTTCTGAGATATATTTTCTACAGGCCCAAGCATGTTCACATGACCCTAAAAAAAACAGTctaagaatttatttatttttaataagtaaaaaaagtCTATGAATTTTCTCAAagattttaaacatttttaggCAAATCTTCAATCCAAACAACCGCCAAATGGTTGACTAACAAGAGCGATGGCTAAAAGGGTTGGAGACGAAAACAAGCTAAATTAATAAGCTACCCACTGCCAAATACAACCCAAACCCACGTCTATCCTTAATATTTCAAGCTAAACTTTATTTCAGTCCAGGAAGCTCAAAGCAGTCTAAGTACTTATGTTGGAATTCAATTGCTACCCTTTTCACATCCTGCAAAAGATTCCTTGTACCTCATACTAAAATGGTCCCATTcctagaaaaagaaagaattgcTATAAAATGTTCATATGAAGAACATTCCAGAATTTGAATAGTGGAAAAATTCTCTCTTATGACATATGGCTTCTTAAACTGCCATATAAATCATATGCATATTGTGAAACTTCCATGTGGGTAATTTTTTTgatcagtttttttttgtttttttaggaGTGCACAGGCcgccctcggcaaggagtttcccacaagtACACATTGGGTAATTTGTGAGGAAAATCCCCtagtccgatggcccctagagattgtttgcactcaagAGGATTTGAACCGTAGACCTAAGGGGAGCATACCCTCAAGCCcgaggcctttaccacttgagccaacccctaaggGTTTCCATGTGGGTAataccttaaatcaaataaaacttttctaaaaattgaaacaaatatACTAAAGAATTTAGCAAAGAAAACCTCACAATTAAAACCAGAGACAACTTCTCAAGAAGTGAGAATTAAAGAGACCAACCTGTGATTTGATAAGGATTTTATGATATGCAACCCATAATTGTTCTTAGAGGTGCTTTCAGCATTAATTGCAGCAATGTATATCTTGCCGTCCCTACTGCCAGCATAGAAGACATGTTCGCCAGGGTCAAGAGTAATTGCATCAATTATTGAAGGGAATACAATACTTCTTAACAATTTCCCTTTTGATAAGCTCCAGACCTGGCAAAAGGTATATCATGATGAAACGTAGCATACACAATCTATTGAACCAAACTACAAACTAATTATTGGCATTATATGAGACCGTATAGAATGCATCATTCAGAGGGGAGAGGAGGGAGGGGGGAGAACACCGAATATAAAGTGACACTACACAAAAATATATTCACGCATGTAAGAAGATAAGCCACAATGCACAGCCTCATATGTAAAATGACTAGCAAAATTATTGAGAGCTGGAATTTaccattatattcaaattttccaAACCACCCTTTCTTCACTGCACTCAACCCTTCTCATCTTACCTTCTCTTTTTTCCTGATAAGTTACCTTTGCCTTTGTGATTCAGCTCAAAactttaaaatcttaaataattagaataaaacTATGTTGTTATATGGTAATGGAAAGTGACAGCTCCCCAATAATGAAAAAAACTTTCTACAGAATCACTTGGCACTGATTTACACAAGTGCTATGCATACCAGTGGGAACTTGGTCACCGAGAAAACTATGCCACTCAAGGGATCTCTTCATTAAAGTTGCACAAGATAAACTTTCATAGTTGCCTGAACTAAACCTCAACACAGTATGAATAGTCCCTCATTGTTTCCTAATGAAAATCTAACTTTCATTTGTTACAAATGCATCATTTATATTTACACATGATAATAAGTAGGTAGTtcaatacttatcaaaaaacaaaacGAGTAGGAGAACAGCACTTCCTTCTAAGCAGTATAACCATAACAACCATTTAGGACTCCAGCCATTTTCCTTGGTTGGTTTAGAAGAACTTCATGTTTTTCCCAACCGCtactaaaataagaaaacatGTAGGTTCTCGGAGAATAGGAGAATACCCACAGTTTGTAGGCTGCTTCTGCAATTCAAAAATGTAAGACACTCATTCAAACACTTATTCCAAATTGGAAGAATTGGGCTGGCCCCAATAGATCTGAGTAATCTGATGCATGCAAACCAGGGTTTGCCTCATAGCCAccaaagaaatggaaaagatgGCCTAGAGTGGGTGCATTCATACCGTAACATATAATAACTAGTAGATTGATGATGAATATGCTCTGAACCCACCAGTTTTAGGGGCGAGAGCAGGTTCAACCGCACTCCACCCCACCCTAAACAAAGTACATGGACTAATTCAGGAAGCTATATAGAAACAgacatgtatgaaaataagcAATCTTGACAATCACAAATCATTCCCTTTAAAGTAACAGCTTAAAATACTATGCCttttattttcacattttaATTTCTCGAGCCAAAAAAAATGATACTAcgttaatgaatattaaaaacaGTAGAACTTATGAAGAGTGTGCCAAACCTTACAGGTTCGATCTTCAGAAGCTGACACTATAATGGCATTGCATCCTCCATATCCTGTGACAATGTCAGTTACACGCAAAGTGTGCTCTGAAAAATTGTGCTCATATAGATGACTAGCTTCCTGCTGTCTTATATCATCAAACATCCTGAAACATCATACAATAAGAGCTTTTTTTATCTGTGCTACTTGATaataaaacaatcaaccaaTATAATATGAACCAAGAGCGAACCCCAAAAATAAGTACTTACAAGAAAAGGGACCAAACTCTAACGGATCCATCTTCTGAACCGGAAATTAGCAGCGAGTCATCATCCGAAAAGACCAAGCAAGTAACAGCCCTATAATGTGCATGCCACTTTCTAAGCTGCCTACCACTTGCAACCTGtcattaaaaattagataaagaGAAAAGACAAATAGGGACCCCAACCATGCTAGCGTTGATAAATTTCGAATTATCCAAATCCAAGGCCACAATTCCAATTTAGAAACCCACCAAAAGatattaacttaaatttaagaaTTCACCTCCCACAAGTAAATATCACCAGATACACCTCCACCGACAATATAAGTGCCTTCATGGTTAGCAGTGAGCGGCTTAATCGGTTCTGCTGGAAAGCTCTTAACTTCTACTTGAGGCTGTAACACCAACAATCCCATTACAAGAAATATAACGAGAAATTAAAGATGTACTTGATTCCATAGTTCATATATAGAGGCATATTTTCAAACAGCAAAATACGAAAGATTAAAAACGGCTGATTAGGGGTGAAATATAGAACCTTGGACCAGGACCAGTATAGGACGGAGCCAGAGGAGGCTGAGGGGTCGCGGAGCTGAGAGGAGGCTAGGAATCGTTGGCCGACGCAGACGAGACCGTGAGGCGTAGAAGCGCAAGATTTGTATCGGAGTAGCTCCGAACCGGTTGCTAGGTCCCAGCTTCCGATGCCGGCGTCAACCGAAGACGAAGCCACCACTACCTCCATTGATTCGAGAGAGAGCTCAGACTCAGAGCTTAACCGCCCAAGCCGAGGAGGGTTTTTGTCAGGGTTTTAAGAATAGCGGTTAATCAGTAAATATATGTAAtgcaaatttattcttttttatttttaaatgatattatatttttatgttatttcaaTAGTTAGATTTGCAATCGTCAATTATCTATTGATTTTATTCGTTAAAACGAATAATTTAAGTCGTTGAAGCAGATAATCTATTATAAATCAGTTAGAAGGCTCGTGCCTGATTACCCTGATCAGATATAGGATAAATATGTGGTTAAATAGTTCGTAATGCGGTTAAATATGTGCACTTCTACCTCGTAAGATTAGATAAGTTTAAGAGATatgtagaaaaagaaaaaattataagaaaatgttTTCCTTAATGTACCAACTTAATGGAACTTAACATATATGATGTTGAAGACAATTGAGAAATTTGATAACACTTTTAAGCGAATAGAGAGTgaggattataattttctctcttattttattgatgGACACACGGGCTTTCAAAGAGTTAAGGAATGGAAGATAGTGCGggtgtttgtaaaatttttaaaaatattttatgatgcaACTATGAAATTTTCATGTTCTCTGTATGTCACTGCCAACACTAATTTTAAGGAGATTtctcaatttcaaaaggagTTGATTGGGCTAAACTAGAGTGATAATCGTTTTTCAATGAGCACGACCACAAGCATGAAAAGGAAATATGTTAAATAATGGGGTCGTTGGATATgatgaatttgattatattgATTGCAATTGTGCTTAATCTATGTAGTAAGTTAGGACTTCAAttccattaaaagaaaattcatgATAAGACTTAGGTTGAAGAATTAGTATTGAGTGTAAGACTCTTATTATTGGATTTGTATAAAAAGTATAATGCGAAAGTCGAGTCTACCAAAACTAGCAGACAGTACAAACCCTCTCCAATCTCTACAACCATAGATGATGGTAGCGACGATGCTGCGATACAATGGTACGATTAGTGAAATCAAGCATCCTCCACCTTGAAATCTTCACAAAACAAAGGTGAATtagtatttattaattttttttttatgggaatatgcttatagcattcattcataaacgaagttacaactgtgacttatcagtACATGAGAACCaaactataagtcaactaacgcaactgctcaggagcttccccgccaacaaatttctttgcgacggacattgtctaaaactTCTAAACCCTCTCTCCTGACAGACGTCAAAGAGAAGGGTACAAtcacgctccatcctcccaatgaggaggagtacaaccacactctctcctcccaaagAGGGAGAGTACTATCACCTAccatcctccaaaagaggagtaggacaaacacccacattcctccaaaagaggagtgggacttagactatttatattatttaaaaaactaaaaacagataaacaaaatcaaatacataaaaaacagGTAACGGGCTATAGAGCAAAAAGGGCCCAGCCCAAGGCCCGGCGGGTATGCCCATGGGGGCCCAACCCGTTAGGGTTTCTTCTCATTCCTCAGCTGCCGCCGCCCACCATCAACCCTTCAAACCTCTGCATCACCCCGCCCGCCTCTTGCCCGACCCAGCCAAGCTCTCATCAAAAGAAGATACTGAGGACAGCCCACGCCGTATCCTCCACGCCGCACCAAAGGATATCTCCGCTCAGCCTCACCTCTGCAGTATTAGCCCTATGTTCCAGCAGCCCCAAACAGCGGTGGCCCTCTATACTCGACAAATAGCCCATGCCGCCTCTGCTTAACACCGGGAAACAGAGCAACAGCTCAAAACCGTCCGCAAGAACCCCCGCCCAGCCACGCCCCCCACAAGACCCGAGGCCAAACCCATGACCTCCGAATCCTCTCCACCAAAACAGCCCACGCCCCCGCAATGCTCTACATCAACACATCGCCAAACACGACCGGGGAGAGGAGCACTGGGGTGAGCCGAGGGCAAGGCCTCGGCGTAAGAGCCACGGCGATACAGCTCCCTCCACCGAGAGcttaaccaaaaaaacaaaaccagaaaacaagagaaaacgaaaCTAACCAGAGACAAGAGAAAgacaaaactaaaacaaaacaaaaaaacaacagCCACTAagcaaaggaaaaggaaaaaagaggggGGAAGAGAGGGGAGGATGGAGCCGAAGCCTCGTTccacgccccccccccccccgggagCTGGTTCAGAGGTTTGCTGTGATTCTAGAGAGAAGTCAGAGGTTCTCTCTCTAGAGCAATGTTGATTATTTCCTCAATAGAATTAGTATTTATTAAATGGTTGTGAGACTCAAAACCTCCTTTTTGAATTGTTGACTTTGTGGAAACTTAATAAGATTAACTATTCTATATTTACGAGGATTGCATATGACATTGAGACTTGGTGGTCATGTTTGTTTCCACCATTGCATCCGAGTCAATATTTTGTACGGGAGGTTGTGTACTTGATCATTTTTAGGGATTCAATGGCTCAAAAAACTGTGGAAACCTTTATTTGTGTTTAAAGTTTGTTGAAATATCTGTCAACGTTTATTGATATTCGAGAGCCCATAAATAATGTGGAGAATTTCTTTGTATAATTGGGTAATGttaagatattaattcaatacTTATTTGCtttaagaatttatttataatattttttatcataaaaaatttactaatatttgatgttttcttcttatCCATACTTTTATATAGAGTTGAACCCACAAGCAAGTGTCTCTAtcattgatgaagattgaagcATCAAGAgtaaatatttatgaatatttatttatcttatttgtttgtagttgtaaaacttttatttaataatatttgtatggTGCCTAAgacaatttttaattatttgtaaatggaTTTCAGACTTGACAACTTGGTTGTAATGTGTATTAGACATTTAGTagagtttgaactttgaagtgGGTGATGGAAAGTACCGTATCagtttcccttttcctttcaaACTGATCTAGTACTGTTCCAGGGATAGTATTTTTGAAAACTGATCTTCCTTTCAAAGTGAAAGGGAAAGTACTTTTGGTATCTCTACTTATATATAAGCGAGGATG contains:
- the LOC122308907 gene encoding protein ROOT INITIATION DEFECTIVE 3-like, with product MEVVVASSSVDAGIGSWDLATGSELLRYKSCASTPHGLVCVGQRFLASSQLRDPSASSGSVLYWSWSKPQVEVKSFPAEPIKPLTANHEGTYIVGGGVSGDIYLWEVASGRQLRKWHAHYRAVTCLVFSDDDSLLISGSEDGSVRVWSLFLMFDDIRQQEASHLYEHNFSEHTLRVTDIVTGYGGCNAIIVSASEDRTCKVWSLSKGKLLRSIVFPSIIDAITLDPGEHVFYAGSRDGKIYIAAINAESTSKNNYGLHIIKSLSNHSKAVTCLVYCASGNLLISGSEDGIIRLWDAKTHNIVRMFKHAKGPVNNILIVRQELCFNSRPISQASSRRRGPLLPPALEKYSNPLDEDADAKAIFDLHSTCRKPVNASYLNSHVIDNQIKELQQQGSSAAAEMETKRLKLDCSKSMQMVQQWKKMYENLHQFCVNELLDDAQVRISNGNST